From Paenibacillus graminis, a single genomic window includes:
- a CDS encoding beta-class carbonic anhydrase, which translates to MSQITDIMEFNKKFVEQKEYEAYLTSRFPDKKMLIITCMDTRLVELLPKAMNFKNGDVKIIKNAGAIISQPFGSVMRSVMVALYELDADEVIVVGHYECGMASLNADRMINSIKERGVSEEVLSTLENSGIKLTKWLRGFDNVEEGVIQTVELIKRHPLLPPNVPVHGMIIDPATGALELVSDGYVENKATL; encoded by the coding sequence ATGAGTCAAATCACAGATATTATGGAGTTTAACAAGAAATTCGTCGAACAAAAAGAATACGAAGCCTATCTGACCAGCCGCTTTCCTGACAAAAAGATGCTGATCATCACCTGCATGGACACACGGCTCGTTGAGCTTTTGCCCAAGGCTATGAATTTCAAGAACGGGGACGTCAAAATCATCAAAAATGCCGGTGCGATCATTTCCCAGCCTTTTGGAAGCGTAATGCGCAGCGTTATGGTAGCCCTGTATGAGCTGGATGCGGATGAGGTCATTGTCGTCGGCCACTATGAATGCGGGATGGCATCGCTGAATGCTGACAGAATGATCAACTCGATTAAAGAACGCGGGGTTTCCGAGGAGGTTCTCTCCACTTTGGAGAATTCGGGCATTAAGCTGACCAAGTGGCTGCGCGGGTTTGACAATGTGGAAGAAGGGGTAATTCAGACTGTGGAGCTGATTAAGCGCCATCCTTTACTCCCCCCAAACGTACCTGTTCACGGCATGATCATCGATCCGGCCACCGGAGCGCTTGAGCTGGTGTCTGACGGGTATGTGGAGAACAAGGCAACTCTCTGA
- a CDS encoding YxcD family protein has protein sequence MALTVLSMDEIINAICLHMAERKGVRVQEVQVELSWEEDTGYSAEVWVQGRSQYLVESNMIEAVLRYLHSEYGIRAYREDVRLELDEEITAVVDT, from the coding sequence ATGGCATTGACTGTTCTAAGCATGGATGAAATCATTAACGCTATCTGCCTGCATATGGCTGAACGCAAGGGCGTCCGGGTGCAGGAGGTACAGGTGGAGCTTAGCTGGGAGGAAGACACAGGCTATTCCGCAGAGGTGTGGGTCCAGGGCCGGAGCCAGTATCTGGTCGAGTCCAATATGATCGAAGCCGTCCTCCGCTATTTGCACAGTGAGTATGGCATCCGTGCTTACCGTGAGGATGTGCGGCTGGAACTGGACGAGGAGATTACGGCGGTTGTGGATACGTAA
- a CDS encoding S66 family peptidase, producing MITYPVTKKEATIGVTAASAGVGPQSVGVFGQACTRLEEKGYHILCGDTVFRHDKAKSASGLVRGKEFNQMMSNDKVDLIIPPWGGELLIEMLEHIDFSQVKSKWIMGFSDISLLLLVITLRTGNATAHGPSLGDLRAEVADETTAMWERVLSTVSGDSVIQRSSPTDWKTVSGNSVTLKGRLLGGCIDIIRHIIGTPYGDVRHFQENFIHQEPILWYLENCELNTADLRRSLVQMKLAGWFENCSGVMFGRSGSNTPMENYTAEDVYRELSEELQVPVVYDLDYGHVPPQMTLINGAYAEVHVAGGEGTITQYFNE from the coding sequence ATGATTACATACCCGGTTACTAAAAAAGAGGCGACCATAGGCGTAACTGCTGCCTCTGCAGGGGTTGGCCCCCAATCTGTGGGGGTATTCGGACAAGCCTGCACCCGCTTGGAGGAAAAAGGTTATCATATTCTTTGTGGAGATACCGTCTTCCGGCATGACAAGGCGAAATCAGCCTCCGGTCTAGTGCGCGGCAAAGAATTTAATCAGATGATGAGCAATGATAAGGTTGATCTGATCATTCCGCCCTGGGGCGGGGAGCTGCTGATCGAGATGCTGGAGCATATCGATTTCAGCCAGGTGAAGAGCAAGTGGATTATGGGCTTTTCCGATATCAGCCTGCTGCTGCTGGTGATCACACTCCGGACGGGAAACGCGACAGCGCATGGACCCAGTCTGGGGGATTTGCGTGCGGAAGTTGCAGATGAGACTACGGCGATGTGGGAGAGGGTTTTATCCACAGTAAGCGGAGATTCCGTCATCCAGCGCTCCTCACCCACAGACTGGAAGACGGTATCCGGCAATTCGGTCACGCTTAAAGGCCGGCTGCTTGGCGGCTGCATTGATATCATCCGGCATATTATAGGTACACCCTACGGCGATGTGCGGCATTTTCAAGAAAACTTCATTCATCAGGAACCCATCCTGTGGTATTTAGAGAATTGTGAACTGAACACAGCAGACTTGCGGCGGTCCCTGGTGCAGATGAAGCTGGCGGGCTGGTTCGAGAACTGCTCCGGTGTCATGTTCGGCAGAAGCGGGTCCAATACGCCCATGGAAAATTATACGGCGGAGGATGTATACAGAGAGCTGTCCGAAGAACTCCAAGTGCCGGTTGTATATGATTTGGACTACGGCCATGTTCCTCCGCAAATGACATTGATCAATGGAGCATACGCTGAAGTGCATGTGGCCGGCGGCGAAGGAACAATAACACAGTATTTTAATGAATAG
- a CDS encoding Asp23/Gls24 family envelope stress response protein, which yields MEQGSHKGLVNISDRVISAIIGYAVMDTPGIAGMSGSTVTGNLAKRLGGKISKKGLSVEVTEEDVAIHLQIIVNYGYAIQEVCKSVQQNVRSAVENMLGLTLGVVNIRVEKLVLP from the coding sequence ATGGAACAAGGTTCTCACAAAGGCCTGGTGAATATTTCCGATCGGGTGATATCGGCTATTATTGGCTATGCGGTGATGGATACTCCGGGAATTGCAGGCATGTCCGGCAGTACGGTTACCGGAAATCTGGCCAAACGCCTGGGCGGAAAAATCAGCAAAAAAGGATTGTCTGTGGAAGTTACGGAAGAGGATGTTGCCATTCATCTGCAAATCATTGTCAACTACGGATACGCGATCCAAGAGGTATGCAAAAGCGTGCAGCAGAACGTCCGCAGTGCAGTAGAGAATATGCTCGGCCTGACGCTTGGCGTAGTGAACATCCGGGTCGAGAAGCTGGTTCTTCCGTAA
- a CDS encoding AI-2E family transporter, whose protein sequence is MAKLNLFIRICIAVLLVLGIVYLGTQVKFIFTPILSLFRVVIVPLMLAVFFFYLLRPLINWLESRKLNRTVAILLVYLSIAVLLLAFSVGVWPSLKSQLVNLGNNMPSVFNALGEQLTKLEDSKMLSSLIPADMNPAGQLMNYLNKGFSLLSNSMSELFSFVSSFAVVLFTFPILLFYMLKEGGKFGVKVVSFFPKRFHKEGEGVVADIDEAMSNFIVGRVLVNLALGVLMYLGFLLIGLPYALLLTVVAVLMNFIPFIGAILSAVPIFIIGLIESPSTAVWSIVVVLVAQQIQDNLVAPYIFGKSLDIHPLTTIILVLAGGDFGGIIGILLIIPVYMMLKIITVKLHQLYMRQRWPEEPQLSADSGD, encoded by the coding sequence ATGGCCAAATTAAATTTGTTTATCCGCATTTGTATTGCCGTTCTGCTGGTGCTGGGCATTGTCTACTTAGGCACTCAGGTAAAATTCATTTTTACACCCATTCTGTCTTTGTTCCGTGTGGTCATCGTGCCGCTGATGCTGGCGGTGTTCTTTTTTTATCTGCTGCGGCCGCTGATCAACTGGCTGGAGTCACGCAAGCTGAACCGGACGGTAGCCATCCTGCTGGTCTATCTGAGCATTGCAGTTCTGCTCCTGGCTTTCAGTGTAGGGGTCTGGCCTTCATTAAAAAGCCAATTGGTGAATCTCGGCAACAATATGCCAAGTGTGTTCAATGCGCTGGGTGAACAGCTCACGAAGCTGGAGGACAGCAAGATGCTGTCTTCACTGATTCCGGCGGATATGAATCCGGCAGGACAACTGATGAACTACTTAAATAAAGGGTTTTCGCTATTGTCGAATTCTATGTCTGAGCTGTTCTCTTTTGTATCCAGTTTCGCAGTAGTGCTCTTTACCTTCCCGATTCTGTTATTCTATATGCTTAAGGAAGGCGGAAAGTTCGGCGTAAAGGTGGTGAGCTTCTTCCCCAAACGCTTCCATAAGGAAGGTGAGGGAGTCGTTGCTGACATTGATGAGGCGATGAGCAATTTCATCGTAGGCAGAGTACTGGTGAATCTGGCGCTCGGTGTTTTGATGTATCTCGGTTTTCTGCTCATTGGTCTTCCATATGCCCTGCTGTTGACAGTGGTGGCTGTACTGATGAACTTTATCCCTTTTATCGGAGCTATTCTGTCCGCCGTGCCCATCTTCATTATCGGACTAATCGAGTCGCCTTCGACTGCGGTCTGGTCCATCGTGGTTGTGCTTGTCGCACAGCAGATTCAGGATAATCTGGTGGCACCCTATATTTTTGGGAAAAGCCTGGATATCCATCCGCTGACTACGATCATTCTGGTGCTGGCCGGAGGAGATTTTGGCGGTATTATCGGGATACTGCTGATTATTCCGGTCTATATGATGCTCAAGATTATAACGGTCAAGCTGCATCAGCTGTATATGCGCCAGCGCTGGCCGGAGGAACCGCAGCTGTCTGCGGATTCAGGGGATTAA